CGTGCAGTTCACCCACCCCGACGACAGCCCGCGCCGGATCGTGCTGACCGGCAAGCGAGCCGCAAAGTACAAGGAGACGGTCACCGCCGCGCCGTGGCCGACCTTCGCCCGCATGAAGAAGATGCCCGCCTCGGGCGCGTTCTGGCCGCACGGCGGCCGCTACACCCGGATTCGGAGCGCCAAGTGACCCAGCCGCAGCAGGCCGGCCCCGACCAGCTTGCCTTCCAGCAGTACCGCACCCTGCTCTTCTCCGTCGCCTACCGCATCCTCGGCACCGCCGCCGATGCCGAGGACGTGGTCCAGGATGCCTGGCTCAAGTGGTCGGCGGCCGACCGTTCCCACGTCGCCGACCCCAAGGCCTACCTGACCCGGATCGTCTCCAACCTGGCGATGGAGCGTCTTCGTTCGACCCGCCACCAGCGCGAGACCTACGTCGGGCCATGGCTCCCCGAGCCGATCCTCACCGGCCCGGACGCAGCTGACGGCGTCGCCACGACGGACTCGGTCTCCATGGCCCTGCTGGTTGTGCTGGAGACGCTGAGTCCCCTGGAGCGCGCGGTCTTCGTGCTGAAGGAGGTCTTCGCCTTCAGCTATGCGGAGATCGCGGAGGCGGTGGAACGCTCGGAGGCGGCGGTCCGGCAGGCCGCGCACCGCGCCCGCGAGCACGTCCAGGCCCGCCGGCCCCGTTTCACCGCGGACCGCGCCCGCCAACGCGACGTCACCGAGCGCTTCTTCGCGGCGACGGCGGGTGGGGACATCAACACCCTCATGGAGCTG
This genomic window from Streptomyces thermolilacinus SPC6 contains:
- a CDS encoding RNA polymerase sigma-70 factor — encoded protein: MTQPQQAGPDQLAFQQYRTLLFSVAYRILGTAADAEDVVQDAWLKWSAADRSHVADPKAYLTRIVSNLAMERLRSTRHQRETYVGPWLPEPILTGPDAADGVATTDSVSMALLVVLETLSPLERAVFVLKEVFAFSYAEIAEAVERSEAAVRQAAHRAREHVQARRPRFTADRARQRDVTERFFAATAGGDINTLMELLSPDVTLWTDGGGKVRQALKPVVGLETVARWFAALGTATYQGIEPGQMRAELTWINGGPGVVFHGPDRVVATLTFDFDPEGRISTIHNVANPDKLHAVADGTRHELS